The nucleotide sequence TGAAGATGAAAATATTAAAAATAAATCAACTACTTTTTACCTTTCCTACCTTATCAGGGAAGTTCTTCAAAAATTAAACCTGCATTTAAAGAAATCTAAGATCAAAACTTATATGATTATAGAAAATGATATTGAAATTACATTTAACAGGGAAAAAGTCGTTACAGCCTTCTATCACCTGTTTAAAAATGCTATTGAAAACTGTGATTACAGCAAAAATGAGCGTTTTATCAACATTAATCTTTCAGCGAACAATAAAAACAAGATAACTATAAAGGATAATGGAATTGGCATACAAAAACACAGGATAGAAGAGGTTACCATTCCTTTTTATTCCTCTAAAATTTATGGAACTGGCTTAGGTCTCACTATAGCTAAAGAGGTCTTTACCAAATTAGGCTTTAAATTTTCTATAAAATCAGATTATTCAAAATGGACAAAAATAATATTAAAAGAGGAGTAAATTTATGAATATAGTTTTAATGGAACCAGAAATACCATACAACACGGGAAATATAGGGAGAAGTTGTGTTCTTACAAATACATCGCTGCACCTTATCAAACCCCTTGGATTCTCACTGGATGAAAAACAAATCAAAAGAGCTGGTTTAGATTACTGGCAGCATATAGATCTGCATGAATGGGATAGTTTAGATGAGTTGATGGCAGCTTATCCTGAATCTAAATTTTATTTTGCTACAACTAAAACTACTCAAAAATATTCAGATGTTTCATATAAAGAAAATGACTTTATTGTATTCGGCCCTGAATCTAGAGGAGTTCCAGTTGAGATCTTGGAAAAAAATAAAGAAACTTGTATCACTATTCCTATGATTAAGATGGGAAGATCCCTGAACCTTTCAAATTCAGCAGCTATTGTTTTATATGAATCTTTAAGGCAGATTGATTTTAACTTCGGAGAGTAATATGAAACGAATCTATATCTATATATTGATTTTTCTTATGTTTACAGGAATAATAGGAGTTGCCTCATTTTTCCCCTTAAATTATTATGGCGAAATAGATAAAATATCTAAAAAATATGAGGTGGACAGAGAGATTATCTATTCAGTTATTAAGATCGAAAGTAACTTCAGAGAAGGTGTAGTTTCCCATAAGGGAGCTATTGGTCTTATGCAGATCATGCCTCCTACTGGAGAGTGGATGGCACAAACCCATAACCTTCCTTATTCTGAAAAGATGTTATTAGATCCTGTGTATAATATTAAAATTGGTACCCTCTACCTTCATTATCTTATGAAGAGGTATGATGGAAACATTGAAAAAGTTTTAATAGCTTACAATGCAGGTCCTTCCAGGTTAAAGGATGGATCATGGAAAAAATTTAAAGAAACGAGAAACTACCTTAGGAAATATAAGATAACGAACTTTTTTTATCGAATAAGGTTATTTTTTAGATAAGATTAAAATATAGTCAACAAAATAAAAGACCTCCTAACTGTAATAGTCACACAGTTAGGAGGTCTTTATTTTATTATTTTAAGGAAAGAAAGAAACGAAAAAATTATTATTTTCATTTGCTTATACTTATCAGACGTCACTTAGATAAAAAAAGTTTAAATTTTTATAAAAAAGCAACGTGACGTTGCATCCAAACAAGCACATTCTAAGTTCTTATAATCTTTAGAAATCTTAAGATATCCCTTTGCAGGTATAAATTGCTAAAAAAAACTCTCAAGAAATTCTTGAGAGTTTAGAAATTTTAGTTTTCTTCTACGAATACATCTTTCCCCATGCTGCATGGAGGACAAACCCAATCTTCAGGGATATCTTCAAATTTAGTTCCAGCTTCAATTCCGTTATCTACATCTCCAACTTTTGGATCATAAACATACCCACATACTTCACAAACATAATTTTTCATATTATTCCACCTCTTTATTTTTATAGTAATTTTTAGTTTTTAGTCTTAATTATTTTCCTTCAAAATGTCTTTCTAATAAACCTTTGAAAGCTTTTCCATGTCTAGCTTCATCTTTAGCCATCTCATGTACTGTATCGTGAATTGCATCTAATCCTAATTTTTTAGCTCTTTTTGCAATTTCAAATTTACCAGATGTAGCTCCATATTCTGCTGCTACTCTTAATCTTAAGTTTTCTTCTGTTGAGTTAGTTACTACTTCTCCTAATAACTCAGCAAATTTAGCTGCATGTTCTGCCTCTTCAAATGCAATTCTCTTGTATGCTTCTGCTACTTCAGGATATCCCTCTCTGTCTGCTACTCTTGACATTGCTAAGTACATACCAACTTCTGTACATTCTCCTGCAAAGTTAGCTTTTAATCCTTCAATAATCTCTGCATCTCCACAAGCTAGCCCTTCTCCTAACTTATGTTCAGTTGCCCACTCTTCAGTTGCATTCTCATCATAAGCTACGAATTTATCCTTTCCAGCCTTACATACTGGACAGACTTCAACATTTGCATCTAATATTTCCCCACATACTGTACATCTCATTTTTGCCATTTCACTTCACTCCCTATATTTTGATTTACTTTTATTTCAACTTTGTATTGATTACAAAATTATAATAACAGTTTTTAAACTTTAAGTCAAGGATTTTTTTAATATATAATAATTTTTTTTAAGGGAATTTCTAACTTATAGAGTATGGTAAGGAAATAAGACTTAAAAAATAATTTGGAATTAACAAGTTTAGTTTTTTAATCTTGAAGCAAAATAATTATAAATGCTATAATATTATTATATGTTAAACTATAAAACAATATGCTTTATTAGGAGGTAAGAATATGTTTAAACTAGATGATTGTGTTGGATTCATCACAAACAACACCTCAAAAAGAATCGCTGATGTTTTTAATGCCAAATTAAACGAATATGATATGACCCGGGTACAGTGGATAGCTTTATATTTTTTAGGTACATCTGAACATATTAATCAAAGTGAGTTAGCCGAAAAAATGAACATTAAAAGATCTACAATAGTAAGATTAATAGATAGGATGGAGAAGGAAGGGTATGTTCAGCGTAAAAAAGATCTAAAAGACAGAAGAAACACATATATATTCTTAACAGAATTGGGTGAAAAATTGAGAAAAAAATTATTACCTTTTGGGAAAGAATTCAGTGATTTAATTTCTAAAGATATTTCCGATGAAGATATGAGAATTTTTAAAAATGTATTAAATAAATTAGTTGAAAATGCAGAACTTAACAAGTAAGTTGATAATTCAATACTCTTATTAGGTCTAAATTTTTCTATAAAATAAAAGACCTCCCAGCTGTAATAGTCACACAGTCAGGAGATCTTTTATTTTTATATTTTATTTTAAGGAAAGAAAGAAATGAAAAAATTATTATTTTCATTTGCTTATAACTATCAGACGTCGCTTAGTCGAAAAAAGTTTAAATTTTTTTATTTTTAAAATAAATATTTAGACATTGCATATCGCAGGCTTTAAATACCATCCGATATAGAAGTTTTCACCATCGCTTTCTATGCAGACAACACCACCATTTATAAACTTAACCACACCTGCATCTTCATTGCCAGTCGTCAAGTACGAAACAAGTTTTTCCATATGGGGTAGGTGTCCGACATACATTGTATGATTTGATTCCAAGAGGGTAGCGAATACTTTAACACTATCTTTAGGGTCCATCCCTAACAGTTTGTATATATTGCCATCGCCAATTTGGTCTGAAAAGATCTGAGCCGTTTCCATTGCTCTTGTTTTACCACTATGACAGATTCTACTCGCAGTAACTCCTGTCTTTTTTAGATAAGCTGCGACACATTCTACTTCTCTTCGTCCTTCTGCAGACAGTGGACGATTTGGATCTACATCTTTTGCCAGAGCTATACCATGTTGCACAAAATACATACTCATTTTTTAACTTACCTCCTTGTTCAGATATTTTTTCAAATGTACTTTTTAGATTTAACTTTGTCAGATAAATTTATATTATTCTTCCTTGGGGAGTTTCAGAAAACAGTTTTCACGATACATCTCAAAATAATAATCACAAAAATAATTTACAAAAGGGAAGAATTCCAATCCATATGTTCTCCATACCATGTATCATCTACTCGCTTTAATATCTCTATCTCCTTTTCGGTAGGTTCCCTTTTAAAAGCTGCATTGAATCTTTCTCTAACCGTCATGGTCTCTCCTCCCTTTTTCCAGAATATAGTTATAAATAAAATTAAAAACATCTACTTTATAATTTTTTTAGATATTTATTATCCAAGATATTTAATTGTTTTTTACTAAAATAAAAAGAATAATCCTTTTTATTTCGTTTTGATTTTTTAAGGAATTTTTTTAATATTATAACGAAGAAATGGAAGGAATAGTCCCCAAGTTTAGTATTATTCATCTATTTTTTTAATACTCTAATTTTAATCGTATAAAAGATAAAAGAATATTTAAAATAACTAATAACTTCTAAAAAATTTATAAAGATCTATCAATATTAAAGGGAAAAAGTTAAATTTTAGTATATCTAAAATAGAATACATTACAAATATAAGACGCTTTAAAATTAAGACCCTCTCAATCTGATAGGGTTTAAAGCAAGGAGGAATAGCTTTGTATACAGACAAGAAATTTAACGATCTATTGATAGGACAATATAGCCAATTATCCCAAGATATTTGGACTTTTCTTCAAACAAGAGAAAGTTTAATTAAAATGGAAACGGCTACGTATCTAAAAAAACCTGCTGTCACTGGATTACAAAAAGATCTTATAAATAATTTTCCATTAAAAAATCATGTGAAATTAACCAGGTTTAAACAACTTATCGGTGCAATGGTGAGGGATATTTTGTTTGATCATGGCTATGTTATTCAACAACATGAAATAACTGTTAACCCTTCCGATCTATTTGTAAAAGCAACCAGATATAAAGAATCTGTAGAAGAGGATAAAAAATAATTATTATAGGAGGAAAGGATGAAAATTGCAGTTTTTATGGGTGGAACATCAACGGAGAGGGAAGTATCGCTGAAAACAGGAAGTGCAGTATTAAAAAGCTTAATGAGACAGGGATATGATGCATATGGAGTAGATTTAACAAGTAAAAATCTAGTTAAATCATTTATTGAAAATGAATATGATATAGCATTTTTATCTCTGCATGGTGGATGTGGAGAAGACGGTAGAGTTCAAGGATTACTTGATCTTTTAGGAAAAAAATATACAGGGTCTAAAGCAGCTCCAAGTGCAATTGCAATGGATAAAATTATAACTAAAAAAATAGCAGGCGGCATAGGAATAAGAATCCCCAAGACTTATATAAACAAGGAAGATATAGATAAGTTTCCTATAGTAATAAAGCCATCAAAAGAAG is from Psychrilyobacter atlanticus DSM 19335 and encodes:
- a CDS encoding tRNA (cytidine(34)-2'-O)-methyltransferase, whose amino-acid sequence is MNIVLMEPEIPYNTGNIGRSCVLTNTSLHLIKPLGFSLDEKQIKRAGLDYWQHIDLHEWDSLDELMAAYPESKFYFATTKTTQKYSDVSYKENDFIVFGPESRGVPVEILEKNKETCITIPMIKMGRSLNLSNSAAIVLYESLRQIDFNFGE
- a CDS encoding lytic transglycosylase domain-containing protein; the protein is MKRIYIYILIFLMFTGIIGVASFFPLNYYGEIDKISKKYEVDREIIYSVIKIESNFREGVVSHKGAIGLMQIMPPTGEWMAQTHNLPYSEKMLLDPVYNIKIGTLYLHYLMKRYDGNIEKVLIAYNAGPSRLKDGSWKKFKETRNYLRKYKITNFFYRIRLFFR
- a CDS encoding rubredoxin → MKNYVCEVCGYVYDPKVGDVDNGIEAGTKFEDIPEDWVCPPCSMGKDVFVEEN
- a CDS encoding ferritin family protein translates to MAKMRCTVCGEILDANVEVCPVCKAGKDKFVAYDENATEEWATEHKLGEGLACGDAEIIEGLKANFAGECTEVGMYLAMSRVADREGYPEVAEAYKRIAFEEAEHAAKFAELLGEVVTNSTEENLRLRVAAEYGATSGKFEIAKRAKKLGLDAIHDTVHEMAKDEARHGKAFKGLLERHFEGK
- a CDS encoding MarR family winged helix-turn-helix transcriptional regulator, whose amino-acid sequence is MFKLDDCVGFITNNTSKRIADVFNAKLNEYDMTRVQWIALYFLGTSEHINQSELAEKMNIKRSTIVRLIDRMEKEGYVQRKKDLKDRRNTYIFLTELGEKLRKKLLPFGKEFSDLISKDISDEDMRIFKNVLNKLVENAELNK
- the sixA gene encoding phosphohistidine phosphatase SixA is translated as MSMYFVQHGIALAKDVDPNRPLSAEGRREVECVAAYLKKTGVTASRICHSGKTRAMETAQIFSDQIGDGNIYKLLGMDPKDSVKVFATLLESNHTMYVGHLPHMEKLVSYLTTGNEDAGVVKFINGGVVCIESDGENFYIGWYLKPAICNV